Proteins from a genomic interval of Desulfovibrio piger:
- the cysS gene encoding cysteine--tRNA ligase has protein sequence MQLYNTLTRKKEEFVPVRPGKVNMYVCGITAYDYCHIGHARSALVFDVLVRHLRALGLDVTFVRNFTDVDDKIIRRANEEKRDWREVGQTYIDAFHEDMDRLNVVRADHEPRATEYIQQMQDLCSELIAQGKAYAVPSGDVYFRVRAYPPYGKLSGRSLDELQAGARVAPGEEKQDPLDFALWKAAKPGEPFWESPWGKGRPGWHIECSAMSKEYLPLDIHGGGQDLIFPHHENEIAQTEAACSCQLARFWVHNGFVQVNAEKMSKSLGNFKTIRDILASYLPETLRFFLLGKHYRSPIDFTADIMDESEKALQRIYECQLEAGKALERAKWKKVDLPADILKEWDEHGQGFNAALDDDVNTAQALGHIFSQVRLVNRVLEDKALRAGEGARRLLEEFFERRNDWSAQLGLFGQDPATFLLALRDQRAARLNIDVPRVQALLDERAAARAAKDFARSDELRAALAELGVAVRDTVEGQVWDIA, from the coding sequence ATGCAGCTGTACAATACCCTTACCCGTAAAAAGGAAGAATTCGTCCCTGTCCGGCCCGGCAAGGTCAACATGTATGTCTGCGGCATCACCGCCTATGACTACTGCCACATCGGCCATGCCCGGTCCGCCCTGGTCTTCGACGTGCTGGTGCGCCATCTGCGCGCCCTGGGGCTGGATGTGACCTTTGTCCGCAACTTCACCGACGTGGACGACAAGATCATCCGCCGCGCCAATGAAGAAAAACGCGACTGGCGTGAAGTGGGACAGACCTACATCGATGCCTTCCATGAAGACATGGACCGCCTGAACGTGGTGCGTGCCGATCATGAGCCCCGCGCCACCGAATACATCCAGCAGATGCAGGATCTCTGTTCCGAGCTCATCGCCCAGGGCAAGGCCTATGCCGTGCCGTCCGGCGACGTGTACTTCCGCGTGCGTGCCTATCCGCCTTACGGCAAGCTCTCCGGCCGCAGCCTGGACGAATTGCAGGCCGGTGCCCGCGTGGCTCCCGGTGAAGAAAAGCAGGATCCCCTGGACTTTGCCCTGTGGAAGGCGGCCAAGCCCGGCGAGCCCTTCTGGGAAAGCCCCTGGGGCAAGGGCCGTCCCGGCTGGCATATCGAATGCTCGGCCATGAGCAAGGAATATCTGCCCCTGGATATCCACGGCGGCGGCCAGGACCTCATCTTCCCCCATCACGAGAACGAGATCGCCCAGACCGAAGCCGCCTGCAGCTGCCAGCTGGCCCGTTTCTGGGTGCATAACGGCTTCGTGCAGGTCAATGCCGAAAAGATGTCCAAGTCGCTGGGCAACTTCAAGACCATCCGCGACATCCTGGCCAGCTACCTGCCCGAGACCCTGCGCTTCTTCCTGCTGGGCAAACATTATCGCAGCCCCATCGACTTCACGGCCGACATCATGGACGAGTCCGAAAAGGCCCTGCAGCGCATCTACGAATGCCAGCTGGAAGCCGGCAAGGCTCTGGAGCGCGCCAAGTGGAAGAAAGTCGATCTGCCCGCCGACATCCTCAAGGAATGGGACGAACACGGCCAGGGCTTCAATGCCGCTCTGGACGACGATGTGAACACGGCCCAGGCCCTTGGCCACATCTTCTCCCAGGTGCGCCTGGTCAACCGCGTGCTGGAAGACAAGGCCCTGCGCGCGGGCGAAGGCGCCCGCCGTCTGCTGGAAGAGTTCTTCGAGCGCCGCAATGACTGGTCGGCCCAGCTGGGCCTGTTCGGCCAGGATCCGGCCACCTTCCTGCTGGCCCTGCGTGACCAGCGGGCGGCCCGTCTGAACATCGACGTGCCGCGCGTGCAGGCCCTGCTGGACGAGCGTGCCGCGGCCCGTGCCGCCAAGGACTTTGCCCGCTCCGACGAACTGCGCGCCGCGCTTGCCGAACTGGGCGTGGCCGTGCGCGACACCGTGGAAGGGCAGGTCTGGGATATAGCTTAG
- a CDS encoding M48 family metallopeptidase, translating to MLHRFGKFRRPVALVMLSVFLVAQLLLPLTARAFFFGGVSLKDEKEMGHKFDVAIRSSLPMVDDPEVSKYVDGLVRRLVKAIPPQPFTFTSGVILHNAMNAFAIPGGHVYVFTGLIMNFEDESQLAGVLSHELAHVTQRHVASRLERAQYLSVGSLLLAIAGVAVGGPAGGAVAVGALGAGQSAMLNYSRLDENEADQIGLQYLTKAGYPPSGMVGGFKIMRQKSWMAGASVPAYLSTHPDIGDRINGIQARLSSFPASIRNRSFDNRRFKRVQTVLWGRYGDSQAALQRFSGKDALSCMGRGMVLSRRNNVREAAAAFDQALQLAPKDPLVLREAGTFHYRKGDMARAEGLLRQAMQLDKNDFMARFFYARMLDETGRAQQAQPYYTEVLRAVPEAADVHEAYARSLGSIGKTGLAYIHMAYSAIYSNNRKLAERYFKQAKAKTEKSADSAAFRKLDAVYKERKEIWEDR from the coding sequence ATGCTGCATCGTTTCGGGAAGTTCCGTCGCCCTGTGGCGCTGGTGATGTTGAGTGTCTTCCTGGTCGCCCAGCTGCTTCTGCCGCTGACGGCCCGGGCATTCTTCTTCGGAGGGGTCTCCCTCAAGGACGAGAAGGAGATGGGGCACAAATTCGATGTGGCCATCCGCTCCAGCCTGCCCATGGTCGACGACCCCGAAGTCAGCAAATATGTGGATGGCCTTGTCCGTCGTCTGGTCAAGGCCATCCCGCCCCAGCCCTTCACTTTCACGTCCGGCGTCATCCTGCATAACGCCATGAACGCCTTTGCCATCCCCGGCGGCCATGTCTATGTCTTCACCGGACTGATCATGAACTTCGAGGATGAGAGCCAGCTGGCTGGCGTTCTTTCGCATGAGCTGGCCCATGTGACCCAGCGCCATGTGGCCTCGCGTCTGGAGCGGGCCCAGTATCTGTCCGTGGGCAGTTTGCTGCTGGCCATCGCCGGCGTGGCCGTCGGCGGGCCTGCGGGCGGCGCCGTGGCCGTCGGGGCCCTGGGCGCAGGTCAGTCCGCCATGCTCAATTACAGCCGTCTGGACGAGAACGAAGCCGACCAGATCGGCCTGCAGTACCTGACCAAGGCGGGCTATCCGCCCTCCGGCATGGTGGGCGGCTTCAAGATCATGCGCCAGAAAAGCTGGATGGCGGGAGCCAGCGTGCCCGCCTATCTGTCCACCCACCCGGATATCGGTGACCGCATCAACGGCATCCAGGCCCGGCTGAGTTCCTTCCCCGCTTCCATCCGCAACCGGTCCTTCGACAATCGCCGCTTCAAAAGGGTCCAGACCGTCCTTTGGGGACGCTACGGCGACAGCCAGGCGGCCCTGCAGCGTTTTTCCGGCAAGGACGCCCTTTCCTGCATGGGGCGGGGCATGGTCCTTTCGCGCAGGAACAACGTGCGCGAAGCTGCCGCCGCCTTCGATCAGGCCCTGCAGCTGGCCCCCAAGGACCCGCTGGTGCTGCGCGAAGCCGGGACCTTCCACTACCGCAAAGGTGACATGGCCAGGGCGGAAGGCCTGCTGCGTCAGGCCATGCAGCTGGACAAAAACGATTTCATGGCCAGATTCTTTTATGCGCGCATGCTGGATGAGACCGGCCGCGCCCAGCAGGCCCAGCCGTACTATACGGAAGTCCTGCGGGCCGTGCCGGAAGCCGCCGATGTCCATGAAGCCTATGCCCGTTCGCTGGGCTCCATAGGCAAGACCGGACTGGCCTACATCCACATGGCCTACAGTGCCATTTACTCCAACAACCGCAAGCTGGCAGAGCGCTACTTCAAGCAGGCCAAGGCAAAGACGGAAAAATCCGCCGACAGTGCGGCTTTCCGCAAGCTGGATGCGGTGTACAAAGAACGCAAGGAAATCTGGGAAGACCGATGA
- the hslV gene encoding ATP-dependent protease subunit HslV encodes METHATTILAVKKDGQVAMAGDGQVTLGQSMIMKHTARKVRRLYDGKIVAGFAGATADAFTLFELFEAKLKEFRGNLQRSAVELTKEWRKDKYLRRLEAMLLVSDGEHILLLSGNGDVFEPDDDVAAIGSGGPYALSAARALLRHSSLPARELALESMKIASEICVYTNDHFVVETL; translated from the coding sequence ATAGAAACGCACGCGACGACGATTCTGGCAGTCAAGAAGGACGGACAGGTTGCCATGGCCGGGGACGGCCAGGTCACCCTGGGCCAGTCCATGATCATGAAGCACACCGCCCGCAAGGTGCGCCGCCTGTATGACGGCAAGATCGTGGCCGGCTTTGCCGGTGCCACGGCCGATGCCTTCACCCTGTTCGAGCTGTTCGAAGCCAAGCTCAAGGAATTTCGCGGCAATCTGCAGCGTTCCGCTGTGGAGCTGACCAAGGAATGGCGCAAGGACAAATACCTGCGCCGCCTGGAAGCCATGCTCCTGGTCTCTGACGGCGAGCATATCCTGCTGCTTTCCGGTAACGGGGACGTGTTCGAGCCCGACGATGACGTGGCTGCCATCGGCAGCGGCGGCCCCTATGCCCTTTCCGCAGCCCGCGCCCTGCTGCGCCACAGCAGCCTCCCCGCCCGGGAGCTGGCCCTGGAATCCATGAAGATCGCCTCGGAGATCTGCGTCTACACCAACGACCATTTCGTGGTCGAGACCCTGTAG
- the ispE gene encoding 4-(cytidine 5'-diphospho)-2-C-methyl-D-erythritol kinase: MEIRTGCKINLGLEITGVLPNGYHTLDSVFYPLARPFDVLEVERREAAGIRVFCDTPGIDLEHNTLTKAHAAFAALLPEQVACPGVDVTLRKGIPHGAGLGGGSSDAAALLLWLNSCLETPLPLEELEKAAIKVGADVPFFLHGQPRRVTGIGEVLTPAAVDLPGWWLVLVCPPVPVSTPWAYRAYDDLMAEAEKAGGKGLTNPESKDNETLLVMGKYAGTGTTFRITTENVLQIRNDLEPAVVREYPQLETIRQYLLHSGAACARMSGSGSSMFGLFSARHAAEAAAQSLESQYGKVFVLPMNAGM; this comes from the coding sequence GTGGAGATCCGCACCGGTTGCAAGATCAATCTGGGGCTGGAGATAACCGGCGTCCTGCCCAACGGCTATCATACCCTTGATTCCGTGTTCTATCCGCTGGCCCGGCCGTTCGACGTCCTGGAAGTGGAACGCAGGGAAGCGGCAGGCATCCGCGTGTTCTGCGATACCCCCGGCATCGACCTGGAGCATAACACCCTGACCAAGGCCCATGCCGCTTTCGCGGCCCTGCTGCCGGAACAGGTTGCTTGTCCGGGCGTGGATGTCACCCTGCGCAAGGGTATCCCTCACGGCGCAGGCCTGGGGGGCGGCAGCAGCGATGCCGCAGCCCTGCTCCTGTGGCTCAACAGCTGCCTGGAGACGCCTCTGCCGCTGGAAGAGCTGGAAAAAGCCGCCATCAAGGTCGGTGCGGACGTCCCCTTTTTCCTTCACGGGCAGCCCCGGCGCGTGACCGGTATCGGCGAGGTGCTGACGCCCGCGGCAGTGGATCTGCCCGGCTGGTGGCTGGTGCTGGTCTGTCCGCCCGTGCCGGTCTCCACCCCCTGGGCCTACCGCGCCTATGACGATTTGATGGCGGAAGCGGAAAAAGCTGGTGGTAAAGGCTTGACAAATCCGGAGAGCAAGGATAATGAAACGCTTCTCGTGATGGGTAAATATGCCGGGACGGGAACGACGTTCCGCATCACCACAGAAAACGTGCTCCAAATCCGTAACGATCTGGAGCCCGCCGTTGTGCGTGAATACCCGCAATTAGAGACAATCCGCCAATATCTGCTCCATTCCGGGGCCGCTTGTGCACGCATGAGCGGCAGTGGATCGAGCATGTTCGGCCTGTTCTCAGCCCGTCACGCAGCCGAGGCGGCAGCGCAAAGCCTGGAGTCACAGTACGGGAAGGTCTTTGTGCTGCCCATGAATGCTGGGATGTAG
- a CDS encoding ribose-phosphate diphosphokinase has protein sequence MFSDLKIVTGSSNPELAKAICDHLGCQLTPTLATTFSDGELRIEIGDNVRGDDVFVVQPTCPPLVNRNLMQLCLMLDALKRASAGRITAVIPYYGYARQDRKVSPRAPISAKMVADFISVAGAGRVVTIDMHAGQIQGFFNCPVDNLYAAPVMMEPLRQIEGDIVIVSPDAGGVERARSYAKRLNAPLAIVDKRRDKPNQAQAMHVIGDVEGKTAIIVDDIIDTAGTLCAGADVLLKYGAKKIIACASHGVLSGPAIDRINATEALDRVIVTDTIPLGEKLAQCPKLQVVSVAALLGKTIHNIHTGSSVSVLFV, from the coding sequence ATGTTCAGCGATCTCAAGATTGTCACGGGTTCTTCCAATCCCGAGTTGGCCAAAGCCATTTGCGACCACCTCGGCTGTCAGCTTACTCCTACTCTGGCAACCACCTTCAGCGATGGCGAGCTGCGCATTGAAATCGGCGACAACGTGCGCGGCGATGACGTGTTCGTTGTCCAGCCCACCTGTCCCCCGCTGGTCAACCGCAACCTGATGCAGCTCTGCCTCATGCTCGACGCCCTCAAGCGCGCCAGCGCCGGCCGCATCACGGCTGTGATCCCCTACTACGGCTATGCCCGCCAGGACCGCAAGGTGAGCCCCCGCGCCCCCATCAGCGCCAAGATGGTGGCCGACTTCATCAGCGTGGCCGGTGCTGGCCGTGTGGTGACCATCGACATGCATGCCGGTCAGATCCAGGGCTTCTTCAACTGCCCTGTGGACAACCTGTATGCCGCTCCTGTCATGATGGAACCCCTGCGCCAGATCGAAGGCGACATCGTCATCGTCTCCCCCGACGCCGGCGGTGTGGAACGCGCCCGTTCCTACGCCAAGCGCCTGAATGCTCCTCTGGCCATCGTGGACAAGCGTCGCGACAAGCCCAACCAAGCCCAGGCCATGCACGTCATCGGTGACGTGGAAGGCAAGACCGCCATCATCGTTGACGACATCATCGATACTGCCGGTACCCTGTGCGCCGGTGCCGACGTGCTGCTCAAGTACGGCGCCAAGAAGATCATCGCCTGTGCTTCCCACGGTGTGCTGTCCGGCCCCGCCATCGACCGCATCAATGCTACCGAGGCTCTGGACCGCGTCATCGTGACCGATACCATCCCGCTGGGTGAAAAGCTGGCACAGTGTCCCAAGCTGCAGGTGGTGTCTGTGGCTGCCCTGCTGGGCAAGACCATCCACAACATCCACACGGGTTCCTCCGTCAGCGTTCTCTTTGTATAA
- a CDS encoding 50S ribosomal protein L25/general stress protein Ctc, with the protein MTIEKTLSVQKREGSGKGPAGRARTQDMIPGVFYTAKGDNIAVQAPALPLEKMYAEMGRTAVFNLEIDDNGTKTVHPVMFWEVQKHPYKKAFTHVDFYGVDLDKEVKVDVPIEFVGVARGVKLGGVMETYRESVRLCSKPLDMPKKVTIDVTDMGINDSVTVETLALPENVKAVFDKNFAIVSVFSKSKDAAEAAE; encoded by the coding sequence ATGACCATTGAAAAGACGTTGAGCGTGCAAAAGCGTGAAGGTAGCGGCAAAGGCCCTGCGGGCCGTGCGCGCACGCAGGACATGATCCCCGGTGTGTTCTACACCGCCAAGGGTGACAACATCGCCGTGCAGGCTCCTGCTCTGCCTCTGGAAAAGATGTACGCCGAAATGGGCCGTACCGCCGTGTTCAACCTGGAAATCGACGACAACGGCACCAAGACCGTGCATCCCGTCATGTTCTGGGAAGTGCAGAAGCACCCCTACAAGAAGGCCTTCACCCATGTGGACTTCTACGGTGTGGATCTGGACAAGGAAGTCAAGGTCGACGTGCCGATCGAATTTGTGGGTGTTGCCCGCGGCGTCAAGCTGGGCGGCGTGATGGAAACCTACCGCGAAAGCGTGCGTCTGTGCAGCAAGCCTCTGGACATGCCCAAGAAGGTGACCATCGACGTGACCGACATGGGCATCAATGACAGCGTGACCGTGGAGACCCTGGCTCTCCCCGAAAACGTGAAGGCCGTGTTCGACAAGAACTTCGCCATCGTGAGCGTGTTCTCCAAGAGCAAGGACGCTGCCGAAGCCGCCGAATAA
- a CDS encoding alpha/beta fold hydrolase → MSSLPRLQYHTLRHGNRQVNIELWPRPGASCLVFYPGTMFCPVQYRTFLHCLWKNGLAVAALHLTGHGSNPHRRLFSFDDLLQDGLDAERWLHGHGMGPLLLAGHSQGGILAMAHASRSQRMRACFAFSGIFPQSRRAIELTRFAPWAAQRDRLLAGLKILSTCLPRLPLPVFSYLSVKKILAGCLRLPLDRWQARTSYPLAYLYSLFSTSVASTVHCPFYLFNALDDALFTRPLIEETFAAVTAPEKHCIWLPRGGHLAILSPVVAARTAAHVAALASGHGLPLSLHL, encoded by the coding sequence ATGTCCAGCCTTCCTCGCCTGCAGTATCATACCCTGCGCCACGGAAACCGGCAGGTAAACATCGAGCTGTGGCCCAGACCGGGCGCCTCCTGCCTCGTTTTTTATCCGGGGACCATGTTCTGTCCGGTCCAGTACCGGACGTTCCTGCATTGCCTCTGGAAAAACGGACTTGCCGTCGCGGCCCTGCACCTGACCGGACATGGCAGCAACCCGCACCGGCGTCTGTTCAGTTTTGACGACCTGCTGCAGGACGGCCTGGATGCGGAACGCTGGCTGCACGGTCACGGCATGGGGCCTCTGCTCCTTGCCGGTCACAGTCAGGGAGGGATCCTGGCCATGGCCCACGCCTCCCGCAGTCAGCGGATGCGTGCCTGTTTCGCATTCAGCGGGATATTCCCGCAAAGCCGCCGGGCCATAGAACTGACCCGATTCGCTCCCTGGGCAGCGCAGCGTGATCGTCTGCTGGCCGGACTGAAGATACTCAGTACCTGCTTGCCCCGGCTGCCGTTGCCCGTATTCAGCTATCTGTCGGTCAAAAAGATCCTTGCCGGCTGCCTGCGTCTTCCCCTTGATCGCTGGCAGGCCAGGACAAGCTATCCCCTGGCGTACCTGTACTCCCTGTTCAGCACCTCGGTAGCGTCCACGGTCCACTGCCCGTTCTATCTTTTCAATGCTCTCGACGACGCTCTGTTCACCAGACCTCTGATCGAGGAGACGTTCGCCGCGGTGACGGCCCCGGAAAAACATTGTATCTGGCTGCCTCGGGGTGGCCATCTGGCCATCCTCTCCCCCGTCGTGGCCGCCAGGACAGCCGCCCATGTGGCGGCGCTGGCCAGTGGTCACGGCCTGCCACTCTCTCTTCACCTGTAA
- the pth gene encoding aminoacyl-tRNA hydrolase encodes MDFGGVVVGLGNPGNQYAGTRHNCGFAFVESLLDHARREGGQVQSQNGGKFSCELWRLRYDGLPGDWLAAMPQTFMNLSGQCVQPLLAWHKIRPDQLVVVHDELDIPAGELRFKKGGGNAGHNGLKSITQLLGTPDFYRLRIGIGRPPQKGDVINWVLGRPCSEDADKIRTATDKALEVLEIFAKKGLEAAVRATRS; translated from the coding sequence ATGGATTTTGGTGGTGTCGTCGTTGGTTTGGGCAATCCCGGCAACCAGTATGCCGGAACGCGCCATAATTGCGGCTTTGCCTTTGTGGAAAGCCTGCTGGATCATGCCCGCCGGGAAGGCGGCCAGGTACAGAGCCAGAACGGAGGCAAATTCTCCTGTGAACTGTGGCGGCTGCGCTATGACGGGCTGCCCGGAGACTGGCTGGCCGCCATGCCCCAGACCTTCATGAATCTGAGCGGCCAGTGTGTCCAGCCCCTGCTGGCCTGGCACAAGATCCGCCCCGATCAGCTGGTGGTGGTGCATGATGAACTGGATATCCCCGCCGGAGAGCTGCGCTTCAAGAAGGGGGGCGGCAACGCCGGGCACAACGGGCTCAAGTCCATCACCCAGCTGCTGGGGACGCCGGACTTCTACCGTCTGCGTATCGGTATCGGGCGGCCTCCCCAGAAAGGGGACGTCATCAACTGGGTGCTGGGACGTCCTTGCAGTGAAGATGCCGACAAGATACGGACAGCGACTGATAAGGCGCTTGAAGTACTGGAAATTTTTGCAAAAAAAGGACTGGAAGCCGCTGTGCGGGCGACCCGTTCCTGA
- a CDS encoding CarD family transcriptional regulator gives MFTSEQLVVYPAQGVGQIERIDSQNIGGSACDFYIVRIRANSITLMVPVKNASNVGLRTLVSTKEAEHIWEALRNNPQQTVHTGQNWNRRFREYSERLKSPDLSIVANVLRELLLIGRTKDLSFGERRLLEQAMSLVTGELGEVLKTEQRDLQSELISLYSPPAKQPATTAH, from the coding sequence ATGTTTACATCCGAACAGCTTGTAGTGTACCCAGCTCAAGGAGTGGGCCAGATAGAGCGCATCGACAGCCAGAATATTGGTGGTTCGGCGTGCGATTTCTACATCGTGCGCATCCGGGCCAACAGTATCACCCTCATGGTACCTGTCAAAAATGCCTCTAATGTTGGTCTGCGCACTTTGGTCAGCACCAAGGAAGCAGAACACATCTGGGAAGCGCTGCGCAACAACCCCCAGCAGACCGTCCACACAGGCCAGAACTGGAACCGGCGCTTCCGCGAGTATTCCGAACGCCTCAAGAGTCCTGACCTTTCCATCGTCGCCAACGTCCTGCGCGAACTCCTCCTCATCGGCCGTACCAAGGATCTTTCCTTTGGTGAACGGCGTCTCCTGGAACAGGCCATGAGCCTTGTGACCGGTGAACTGGGCGAAGTCCTCAAGACGGAACAGCGGGACTTGCAGTCCGAGCTCATCTCCCTTTATTCCCCGCCTGCCAAGCAGCCTGCGACCACTGCGCATTAA
- the rho gene encoding transcription termination factor Rho, whose amino-acid sequence MSLTELKTRSMQALMELAEQYEIENASSMRKQELIFALLQACASQNGAIYGDGVLEILPDGFGFLRSPLCSYMPGPDDIYVSPSQIRRFSLRKGDIVSGQIRPPKEGERYFALLKVTEIGFEPPENAKNLVLFDNLTPIYPDHQLIMENGEKNLSNRVIDIMSPIGCGQRGLIVAPPRTGKTVLLQSLANAINANNPDVYLIVLLIDERPEEVTDMERTVKKAEVISSTFDEPPQRHVQVCEMVLEKAKRLVERKRDVVILMDSITRLGRAYNAVTPSSGRVLSGGLDANALQRPKRIFGAARNIEEGGSLTIIATALIDTGSRMDEVIFEEFKGTGNMEIYLDRHLAEKRIFPAIDINRTGTRKEDLLLSDDILNRVWILRKILAPMSSIDSMEFLLDKMRGTKSNKDFMDAMGK is encoded by the coding sequence CTGAGCCTGACAGAACTGAAAACCCGCAGCATGCAGGCCCTGATGGAACTGGCTGAGCAGTACGAGATCGAAAATGCCAGCTCCATGCGCAAGCAAGAACTCATCTTCGCCCTCCTGCAGGCCTGTGCCTCCCAAAACGGTGCCATCTACGGGGATGGCGTCCTGGAGATCCTGCCCGACGGCTTCGGCTTCCTGCGCTCTCCCCTGTGCAGCTACATGCCCGGCCCGGACGACATCTATGTTTCTCCCTCCCAGATCCGCCGCTTTTCCCTGCGTAAAGGCGATATCGTTTCCGGCCAGATCCGCCCCCCAAAAGAAGGCGAACGCTACTTTGCCCTGCTCAAAGTGACGGAGATCGGCTTCGAACCGCCGGAAAATGCCAAAAATCTCGTTCTGTTCGACAACCTGACGCCCATCTATCCTGATCACCAGCTGATCATGGAAAACGGCGAGAAAAATCTTTCCAACCGCGTCATCGACATCATGTCGCCCATCGGCTGTGGTCAGCGCGGTCTCATCGTGGCCCCGCCGCGTACCGGCAAGACTGTTCTGCTGCAGTCTTTGGCCAACGCCATCAATGCCAACAATCCCGACGTCTATCTGATCGTCCTGCTCATCGACGAACGCCCCGAAGAAGTCACGGACATGGAACGTACCGTGAAAAAGGCCGAAGTCATCAGCTCCACCTTTGACGAACCGCCGCAGCGCCACGTGCAGGTCTGTGAAATGGTGCTGGAAAAAGCCAAGCGTCTGGTGGAACGCAAGCGGGACGTGGTCATCCTTATGGACTCCATCACCCGTCTGGGCCGCGCTTATAACGCCGTGACCCCCTCGTCTGGCCGCGTGCTTTCCGGTGGTCTGGACGCCAACGCCCTGCAGCGCCCCAAGCGTATCTTTGGTGCCGCGCGCAATATCGAAGAAGGCGGCAGCCTGACCATCATCGCCACGGCTCTGATCGACACCGGCTCCCGCATGGACGAAGTCATCTTCGAAGAATTCAAGGGTACCGGCAACATGGAGATTTATCTGGACCGCCACCTGGCGGAAAAGCGTATCTTCCCGGCCATCGACATCAACCGCACCGGCACCCGCAAGGAAGACCTGCTGCTTTCCGACGATATCCTCAACCGCGTCTGGATCCTACGCAAGATCCTGGCTCCCATGTCCTCCATCGACAGCATGGAATTCCTGCTGGACAAGATGCGCGGGACCAAGTCCAACAAGGACTTCATGGACGCCATGGGCAAATAG
- the tpx gene encoding thiol peroxidase: MNTVTFMGNPLHLEGNLPVVGQKAPEFTVCNNGLEPRSLKDYAGKIVVLVSVPSLDTPVCDMEVRRFNKEAAALSDKVQILALSCDLPFAQARWCGAAGVQAVESLSDYKDVDFGKNYGVLIQELRLLARAIFVVAPDGTLAYSQLVPEVTNEPDYDAVLEAVKKLA; the protein is encoded by the coding sequence ATGAATACTGTCACTTTCATGGGTAATCCTCTCCACCTCGAAGGCAACCTGCCCGTCGTTGGCCAGAAGGCCCCCGAATTCACGGTGTGCAACAACGGCCTCGAACCCCGCAGCCTGAAAGACTACGCGGGCAAGATCGTGGTCCTGGTGAGCGTGCCTTCTCTGGATACGCCCGTGTGTGATATGGAAGTGCGCCGCTTCAACAAGGAAGCCGCTGCCCTGTCCGACAAAGTGCAGATCCTGGCCCTGAGCTGCGACCTGCCCTTCGCTCAGGCCCGCTGGTGCGGTGCCGCCGGCGTGCAGGCCGTGGAAAGCCTGTCCGACTACAAGGACGTGGATTTCGGCAAGAACTACGGCGTGCTGATCCAGGAACTGCGTCTGCTGGCCCGCGCCATCTTCGTGGTGGCTCCCGACGGTACGCTGGCTTACAGCCAGCTGGTGCCCGAAGTGACCAACGAGCCTGACTACGACGCCGTTCTGGAAGCGGTGAAGAAGCTGGCCTAA
- a CDS encoding 50S ribosomal protein L11 methyltransferase has protein sequence MKTIHRLEIVVAESDYDCATGLLALEVPFGWEEQSLPTGETRFRVHCEQKDFLERLQQLLKQTVPAAESALSELEETDWLAAWRQFFTPVCCGNHFVVLPPWLADTQDFPGRTPILIEPKSAFGTGHHATTALCLRVVSDLLEAGRLQQGQHFLDLGTGSGVLGIGCCKFGLTGEGLDIDPLAVDNAVENRALNAIAPENFTVAEGSIDAVAGKQFDLVLANILARPLTEMAADIVRACRPGGCLVLSGLLEIQADGVTAAYKAQGLPEPRRIIDGEWAALVWDSVK, from the coding sequence ATGAAAACCATCCATCGCCTCGAAATTGTTGTTGCGGAAAGTGATTACGACTGCGCCACCGGCCTGCTGGCCCTGGAAGTGCCCTTTGGCTGGGAAGAGCAGAGCCTGCCCACCGGCGAGACGCGCTTCCGGGTCCACTGCGAGCAGAAGGATTTTCTGGAACGGCTGCAGCAGCTGCTGAAGCAGACCGTCCCGGCTGCGGAAAGCGCTCTTTCCGAGCTGGAGGAGACCGACTGGCTGGCGGCCTGGCGTCAGTTCTTCACGCCTGTGTGTTGCGGTAACCATTTTGTGGTCCTGCCGCCGTGGCTGGCGGATACGCAGGACTTTCCCGGCCGGACGCCCATCCTCATCGAGCCCAAGAGTGCCTTTGGTACCGGCCATCATGCCACCACGGCCCTGTGCCTGCGTGTGGTCAGCGACCTGCTGGAAGCCGGACGCCTGCAGCAGGGACAGCATTTCCTCGACCTGGGCACCGGTTCCGGGGTGCTGGGCATCGGCTGCTGCAAGTTCGGCCTTACGGGCGAAGGTCTGGACATCGATCCGCTGGCCGTGGACAACGCGGTCGAGAACCGTGCCCTCAACGCCATCGCGCCTGAAAACTTCACCGTGGCCGAGGGCAGCATCGATGCCGTGGCCGGCAAGCAGTTCGACCTGGTGCTGGCCAACATCCTGGCCCGTCCGCTGACCGAGATGGCGGCCGATATCGTGCGCGCCTGCCGCCCCGGCGGTTGCCTCGTCCTTTCCGGGCTCTTGGAGATCCAGGCTGACGGCGTGACCGCGGCCTACAAGGCCCAGGGACTGCCCGAACCGCGCCGTATCATCGACGGCGAATGGGCCGCCCTGGTCTGGGATTCCGTTAAATAG